The following is a genomic window from Lactococcus carnosus.
TCTGATGAATTATCATAATAAACCAGCACTTTTTTAGCATTTAGCGACTTTTCGGTATAATTAGCGATGACTTTTCCTTGAAAGGCATCAGGGAAAATCGTCCGAAAAATATAAGGTTGCACCTTATCATTTTTATAGGTTAGGCTATCATTTGTACCAGTTGGGGTAATCAAAGGCACTTGTGCCTTAGTCACATTTGGTGTCGCCGCAAGTGTACCACCAGAAGACATCGGCCCAATGATGGCTGCTACTTTATCATTGTTGGTCAAGTTTGATACGACAGTCGCAACCTCACCATTGTCAGTTTTATTATCTTTAACAACTAACTCGATCTGCTTGCCACCAATGCCACCTTTGGCATTGATCTCATCAGTAGCCAGTTGGATGGCATTTTTTTCAGCATTACCCGGTGCAGCATACGCGCCAGATAACTCCATATTCACACCTATCTTAACTGTTTTGCCAATGGTATTACCCTTATCTGAGCCACTTTGACTAGCACCTGGTGCACTACCGCATGCTACCAAAAGGACAAGACCAAGTGCTGAAAGGCCTAATATCGCTATCTTCTTCATTCATTCTCCTAATACGGACAAAAATCACAAAGCCTATATGGCTTTGTGACATCGCCCCAGCATATATGTTGGGTTAGTCAGGTTTAACAATCGTTTCTGACGCTTCTTTACCATTTTCAAGTTTGACAACAACCGCATCTTTGACAGGGTTATGGTCTTTATCGACTGAGATATCTCCAGTCGCCCCTTTAAATCCTTTAAGTTTAGCAAGCCCATCTTTAACATCCACAGACGATTTTGCTTTTGTATCCTCTGCTGCTTGTTTGACCATGTAAACAGCATCATAAGACAGAGCATCAAACATAGATGGTTCAGTCTGATATTTTGCTTTATAACCAGCAATAAATCGCTTCGTTACCTCGTTTGCAGGAGTTTTACCTGAGTAGCCTGAAACATAATAAACATTCGTTGCTGCAGCATCACCAGCAAGTGCGATAAAGGTAGGGTCGGCAAAGCCATCTCCACCAAGAATCGGCTGTTGTAGACCAAGTTCACGGGCTTGTTTTGTAATCAAGCCAGCTTCACTATAGTAGCCAGGCATAACAATTGCATCAAAATCCTCAGACTTAATCTTAGATAAGGTTGCTTGGAAGTCTTTATCTCCAGACTGGAAAGTCACTTTATCAACAATCTTACCTTTATACGTCTTTTCAAATGACTTAGCAATACCTTTAGCATAGTCAGATGAATTATCATAATACAAGACAACTCTTTTAGCATTTAGTTTATCTGCTGTATAGTTAGCAAGCACTTTACCTTGATAGCTATCCTGGAAAGTCGACCGGAAAACATATTGATTGACTTTCCCATTCGTAGTGGTTAGTGTATCATCAGTTCCACCAGGTGTTACCAATGGTACTGCACCCTTAGTGACGTTTGGTGTCATCGATTTAACAGCACCCGATGTCATAGAACCGATAATCGCATTCACTTTATCATTGTTAATCAGATTTGAAGCAACTGTATTGGCTTCGACGTTATCAGACTTATTATCTTTTGAGACAACTTTTATTTGTTTATCATTAATCCCACCAGCTTTATTGATTTCATCAACCGCAAGATCGGCACCTTTTTTACCCGCATTACCATACGCTGCCACTGCACCTGAAAGTTCCAAGTCGTAACCTAATTTAAAGGTATCGCCAATCGGTGTTCCTTTAGATTCTGATGCTTTACCACCAGGTGCTGCGCTACATGCTGCTAATGAAAATGCTGCTAAACCGGCGACTGCTATTATGCCTAATGCTTTTAATTTCATAACTTGTTTCTCCTACTGTCTCTAAGTCTATATAATATTCTGAAAATTCAGTTCTTAAATAGTATACAAAATAATCTGACAATTGTCAACGATTTTATTTAAAGTAAGAAACGCATACTAAACAGAAGAAAATAGCAGCATTTCAAGCACGATAGGCTAGCTTAAGCAGAACGAATATGCCTCGCACACTCACTTGCCAGAGTCACTTTGACGCACCTCACTTGTATCTATTATGAGTGTGACAGGGCCATCATTTTGGAGAGCAATTTGCATATCTGCCCCAAACACACCTGTGACCGTTTTAATTTCAGCAGCTAATGCTTGATTAAATTGATCATATAGTGCCTTGGCATGAGTTGGGTGACCAGCCTTCGTAAAACTGGGCCGATTCCCTTTTTTAGTTGCTGCAAATAAAGTAAATTGGGAGATAGATAAAATGCTACCATCAGCAATCGCTTTAACAGATAGATTCATCTTGCCATCAGCATCTGAAAAGATCCGTAGATTAACGATTTTTCTAACAGCATAGCTAATATCTTGCGCTGTATCAGCATCCTCTATCCCAACAAAAACTAGCAAACCTTGCTTGATTTCCGAAAAAATAGCCTCATCAATCATACAGCTAGCAGATTTAACACGTTGAATAACAAGTCTCATATCTAATATTTTACCATTTTTTTAAGAATCGAGATAGCATAAACTAACGATTATCCCTGTAAATTACCCATTTGTCCGTTTAACACTATAGACATCTGGTACCATCTTGATTTTATCCACCACAGTTGTCAATTCTGATAGATTTTTTATCATCAGTTTGACATGGATATTTGCCATTTTAAGGTCTTTAGTTGGCTGTGCATTAATAGAAATCAACTTTTTCGTCGTATTTGATAAGACTTGCATGACATCATTGGCGATACCAGTCCGATTGAAGCCAAAAATATCGATATTGGCGATATAATCTTTACTGCCTCTTTGTTCTTCCCACTCAACAGCAATTAACCGATTTTCATAGTCTTCTTGACTTTTGACATTTTGGCAGTCGCTCCTGTGGATTGATACACCACGACCCTTGGTGATATAGCCTACGATATCATCTCCTGGAACAGGATTACAACACTTACTCATGCGAACGAGCAAGCTATCGATACCAGCAACATTAACACCGCCATCATGGCGAATCTTCATCACCTCGCCGGTTGTTTTAACCTCGCCACTCATCAGCTCTTCAGCTTCTTTGCGCGCTTTTTCACGCTCAATTTCACGACGTTCATCTTCAGTCAGCTTGTTAAAAACAGTCACAACACCCGTCTCGCCAAATCCGATAGACGCATATAAAGCATCCGCATCTCTAAAATTCAGCCGATCACAAACCGGTTCCAAGTGTTTCTTATCCAAATACTGATTCGGTACAAAGCCATTATCCAGTAGATAGTCTTGTAACAGTTCACGGCCCTTATTGATGGATAATTCCTTGTCCTGATTCTTGAAAAATTGCTTGATTTTATTGCGTGCTTTATTGGTTTTAACGAGTTTAATCCAGTCACGACTCGGACCAAATGATGTTTTGTTGGTGACGATTTCGACCACATCACCTGTCTTCAAGACATGTGTGAGCGGTGTCATCCGACCATTAACTTTAGCACCGACTGCCTTATCCCCAACTTGCGTGTGGATAGCATAGGCAAAGTCAATAGGACCAGATCCTGATGGCAGTTCTTGTACAGCACCATCTGGCGTAAAGACATAAATCTTTTCAGATAAAATATCCTCTTGTACAGCCTTAACAAAGTCCTGGGCATCATTTGACTCATCTTGCAGTTCTACTAATTCATGAATCCAGTTCAGATTCTGGGTGATCTCATTTGCCGATACTTTTTCTTGACGACCAGACTTGTAGGCCCAATGTGCCGCCACACCATACTCAGCGATTTCATGCATTTCCCGAGTCCGAATTTGAAATTCCATTGGCCCTTTAGGCCCATAAACCGTCGTGTGAACTGACTGATAGCCATTTTCCTTAGGATTTGCGATGTAGTCCTTAAATCGACCTGGCATCGGCTTCCAAAGATCATGAATGTAGCCTAATGTCGTATAGACATCACTGGTTGTATCTAAAATACAACGCACTGCAATCAAATCATAAAGCTCATCAAACCGCTTCTTTTTATCATGCATTTTGCGATAGATACTATAAATATGTTTGGGACGACCATAAATATCCCCAATCACACCCACTTTTTCAATATAATCTCTTAATTTTGTTGTGACTTCTTCGACTAGTTTCTCGCGATCAGCCCGCTTTTCTTTCATCAAGCCTCGGATGCGGTAAAATTCTATCTCATCCAGATAGCGAAACGACAAATCTTCTAGCTCCCACTTGATACGAGAGATCCCGAGACGATGTGCAAGCGGTGAGTAGATGGCCATCGTTTCACTAGAAATACGTTTTTGTTTGTCGGGCCGCAAGTGCTTCAAGGTTCTCATATTGTGCAGGCGGTCGGCTAACTTAACCAGAATCACGCGCATATCTTTAGACATAGCCATCAACATTTTTCTGTGATTTTCAGCTAATTGTTCTTCGTGAGACTTGTACTCGACCTTACCCAATTTGGTCACACCATCTGTAATCACACGGACCTCAAGGCCAAACGCTTCCTCTAAATCATCCAGTGTACTTTCTGTGTCTTCTACGACATCATGAAGAAACCCACATGCTACCGTCACCGCATCTAGCTTAAGCTTGGCAAGTATGCCAGCGACTTGGATCGGATGGATAATATAAGGTTCACCTGATTGGCGATACTGTTCTTTATGCGCATTTGTCGCGTATACCAGTGCTTTTTTAACGAGAATAATATCACGTTCGCCCATATATGTTTCTGCTAGGGCGACCACCTCTGCTCCGGTGAGATTTGGTTCACTTGCCATGTTGTTTATGTTTGTCTCTTTGCACTAGCTACCCTAGCGCAAAGAGACAATTCCTTCCTAAAATGATGATAATTAGTCTTATTCTATCACTTTTTAGGCACAAGAAAAAGACTTGCGACCTAATAGGCTCTCCAATCCTTGATATTAGCCCGATTAATTGCCTTTACACCAGATACCAACTATCAAAATATACTTGATACTTATACAAAAAATAAAAAAAGTTAACACTAAATTTCAATGTAAGCTCCTATAACGGATATTTTGGTATGCTTCATTGTCTTTTTTTTAATATTTTCTTTTAAAATGAGCCACCTCTATTTATCCACTATCTTTTTATTACATTTTACAATAAAATAGAAGTATCGAAAAATTTGCAACATGACAAAAATTACATTAGGAGTGGAATATTTTGAAGATAACGCCAGAGAACAAAACACTTGCAACAGTGCTACAAATAGGATCTCCCAATATTTATTCGATCCCAATTTATCAAAGAAACTATTCTTGGAAAGAAGATCAAATAGAAACTTTATTTAATGACATTAAAGAAGAAGACTTAGGGTATTATGTGGGTAATCTCCTCATTACAGCAGAAGATAAGAGTATGAATATTATTGATGGACAGCAAAGAATAACGACTTTACTATTATTTTTATTAGCAATTTTTGAAAAAGTATCAAGCTTAATTAAGGATAATGTTGATAATGATGTTGAAAGCTTATATGAAATAAAAACGGATATAAAACGTCAAATTTCTATACCTGAGAAAAACGGTATACTAAGATTAAAATTATTAGATAAAGATGATGAGATATTGAACAATCTAACGCATTCAATTTTTGAGGGAGTAGAACCTAGTAGATGGGGGAAGTATTCATTTTATAAAAGATATAAATTTATAACTGGTAAATTATTTTCAGATATTGAAACAAGAAAAGACATATCTGATTTCTATAACAAATTAATAAATATAGAATTACTCCAAATATCTGTTCATGATCTAAGCGATGCTTATCAAGTGTTTGCAAGTCTTAACTCTAAAGGTTTACCATTAACGCCTTTAGATTTATTAAAGAATGTGTTTTTAGGTAATAGAGGAGATATTAATAAATGGGATAAATTGAGAGATTTATTTTCTCCTAATGAAGAATTAAATGATAGTAAAATGACTCAATTTGTTTTAAATAACTATGATGCTTTTGAAAATATGAAGACTACTTCTAGTATGACAAAAGGACAATTAGTCAAGTTATACAGCAATGTTTTTAAATCAGAAGAGTATATAGACACTTTAATTGAGAATGCAAAAATATTTAAGACGATAGCAAATAGCGAGTATACTAAATATGATTATACTTTATCAGGATTAAGCCAGTTAGATTCTACAACATCTTACCCATTATTAATGTATATTTTAAAGGAAAAAGAAAAACTAGAATTGAACGATATACAAATGCAAGAAATAATATCTAATTTAATCAATTTCTATGTTAGACGTAATGTAGCATTAGTTCCAAAGTCGTCAAATGTAAGACAAAAGTTATTTGAATTAAAGAATAATATATTTACAAAAAAATTAAAAAGTGACAACATAGTAAAAAGTATACAACAATGTCTATTAGAATTATCTCCGAACGATGAATTAATGAGAACTTCATTAGAGGACGGGATTTATGATAAAAACAAAAAGACTTCTAGATTTATTTTAGTAAATCTAGAACGAAATGATACTAACTATTTTCATAAAGGAAATCCAGATACATTAGATAAATTTAACGAAGATACTAATAAAAGAATTTGGGAAATAGAGCATATCTTACCACAAACATTGAATAATGAATGGAGAAATGAAATTTCTCCAAATGATATATCAAAAGCTGAAGCAATTAAAAATGATGTTGTTCATTTATTAGGTAATTTAACCTTAACACCCTATAATTCTGGTCTAGGAAATAGTAGTTTTAAAAGTAAACTTGAATATAGGGATAAAAAAACCTTAGTCGGACTAAATTTAAATATTTTTCTAAATAATAGTATAGATAAGGATCGCCCTACTTGGGGAAAAACGTCAATTCTAGAAAGAAATAAAATTTTAACAGATAGTTTTATACAAAAATTTAAAATTGATGAGAACTAGAGTCATTTTAAAAATTTCTCCAAAAATAAAAGCCATTCAGCAATTAAGCTGTCTAGCTTTTTTTCTTTCTTCAGTTCCTGCGTTAGCAAATATTTGATGTAGCTCAATAATTTAAGTTTATTATCTTTGGCTAGGGCATTAACCTCATTTTTAAAACTCTCTTTGCAACGTACTACAATCTGTATACTTTTATCTTCAAAAAGCTCTGTCTGAATTGTCACATACATTTCTTTATCGTATGTCTTTTGTGTTAACAAAGTTTATATAAATAGCATACAACTTCCCTTTAAAAATTAAATCTAAATATTGTCTTTTGATATCTATTTCATTTATTTTTTTAAATTTCTTGTTCTGCATCACTATATTTATCAGCTCCTGTATCTGGTAGCACTGTACTTT
Proteins encoded in this region:
- a CDS encoding DUF262 domain-containing protein, producing MKITPENKTLATVLQIGSPNIYSIPIYQRNYSWKEDQIETLFNDIKEEDLGYYVGNLLITAEDKSMNIIDGQQRITTLLLFLLAIFEKVSSLIKDNVDNDVESLYEIKTDIKRQISIPEKNGILRLKLLDKDDEILNNLTHSIFEGVEPSRWGKYSFYKRYKFITGKLFSDIETRKDISDFYNKLINIELLQISVHDLSDAYQVFASLNSKGLPLTPLDLLKNVFLGNRGDINKWDKLRDLFSPNEELNDSKMTQFVLNNYDAFENMKTTSSMTKGQLVKLYSNVFKSEEYIDTLIENAKIFKTIANSEYTKYDYTLSGLSQLDSTTSYPLLMYILKEKEKLELNDIQMQEIISNLINFYVRRNVALVPKSSNVRQKLFELKNNIFTKKLKSDNIVKSIQQCLLELSPNDELMRTSLEDGIYDKNKKTSRFILVNLERNDTNYFHKGNPDTLDKFNEDTNKRIWEIEHILPQTLNNEWRNEISPNDISKAEAIKNDVVHLLGNLTLTPYNSGLGNSSFKSKLEYRDKKTLVGLNLNIFLNNSIDKDRPTWGKTSILERNKILTDSFIQKFKIDEN
- the dtd gene encoding D-aminoacyl-tRNA deacylase, whose protein sequence is MRLVIQRVKSASCMIDEAIFSEIKQGLLVFVGIEDADTAQDISYAVRKIVNLRIFSDADGKMNLSVKAIADGSILSISQFTLFAATKKGNRPSFTKAGHPTHAKALYDQFNQALAAEIKTVTGVFGADMQIALQNDGPVTLIIDTSEVRQSDSGK
- a CDS encoding ABC transporter substrate-binding protein, whose product is MKLKALGIIAVAGLAAFSLAACSAAPGGKASESKGTPIGDTFKLGYDLELSGAVAAYGNAGKKGADLAVDEINKAGGINDKQIKVVSKDNKSDNVEANTVASNLINNDKVNAIIGSMTSGAVKSMTPNVTKGAVPLVTPGGTDDTLTTTNGKVNQYVFRSTFQDSYQGKVLANYTADKLNAKRVVLYYDNSSDYAKGIAKSFEKTYKGKIVDKVTFQSGDKDFQATLSKIKSEDFDAIVMPGYYSEAGLITKQARELGLQQPILGGDGFADPTFIALAGDAAATNVYYVSGYSGKTPANEVTKRFIAGYKAKYQTEPSMFDALSYDAVYMVKQAAEDTKAKSSVDVKDGLAKLKGFKGATGDISVDKDHNPVKDAVVVKLENGKEASETIVKPD
- a CDS encoding RelA/SpoT family protein: MASEPNLTGAEVVALAETYMGERDIILVKKALVYATNAHKEQYRQSGEPYIIHPIQVAGILAKLKLDAVTVACGFLHDVVEDTESTLDDLEEAFGLEVRVITDGVTKLGKVEYKSHEEQLAENHRKMLMAMSKDMRVILVKLADRLHNMRTLKHLRPDKQKRISSETMAIYSPLAHRLGISRIKWELEDLSFRYLDEIEFYRIRGLMKEKRADREKLVEEVTTKLRDYIEKVGVIGDIYGRPKHIYSIYRKMHDKKKRFDELYDLIAVRCILDTTSDVYTTLGYIHDLWKPMPGRFKDYIANPKENGYQSVHTTVYGPKGPMEFQIRTREMHEIAEYGVAAHWAYKSGRQEKVSANEITQNLNWIHELVELQDESNDAQDFVKAVQEDILSEKIYVFTPDGAVQELPSGSGPIDFAYAIHTQVGDKAVGAKVNGRMTPLTHVLKTGDVVEIVTNKTSFGPSRDWIKLVKTNKARNKIKQFFKNQDKELSINKGRELLQDYLLDNGFVPNQYLDKKHLEPVCDRLNFRDADALYASIGFGETGVVTVFNKLTEDERREIEREKARKEAEELMSGEVKTTGEVMKIRHDGGVNVAGIDSLLVRMSKCCNPVPGDDIVGYITKGRGVSIHRSDCQNVKSQEDYENRLIAVEWEEQRGSKDYIANIDIFGFNRTGIANDVMQVLSNTTKKLISINAQPTKDLKMANIHVKLMIKNLSELTTVVDKIKMVPDVYSVKRTNG